From a single Kitasatospora azatica KCTC 9699 genomic region:
- a CDS encoding dTDP-4-dehydrorhamnose 3,5-epimerase family protein, giving the protein MEIEETAVPDAYRITPRVWTDERGSFHESFRSELLERATGHAFTPRQVNYSTSRRNVLRGLHGVELPPGQAKFVTCVRGSVFDVVVDVRLGSPTFGAYTTSVLDAGSGCGVYVAEGLAHGFVALTEDACVSYLCSTEFVPGTQVDIDPLDAQLGVPWQLGLTGEALMSPKDAGALSLERTAQAGRLAGYRECLAHYAAKRPPRA; this is encoded by the coding sequence ATGGAGATCGAAGAGACCGCTGTGCCCGATGCGTACCGGATCACCCCGCGGGTGTGGACCGATGAGCGGGGGAGCTTCCACGAGTCCTTCCGCAGCGAGCTGTTGGAGCGTGCGACCGGGCACGCGTTCACGCCGCGCCAGGTCAACTACTCGACCTCCCGGCGGAATGTGCTGCGTGGTCTGCACGGGGTCGAACTTCCGCCGGGCCAGGCGAAGTTCGTGACCTGCGTGCGGGGATCGGTGTTCGACGTGGTGGTCGACGTACGGTTGGGCTCACCCACCTTCGGGGCGTACACCACCTCGGTGCTGGACGCGGGGAGCGGGTGCGGGGTGTACGTCGCGGAGGGGCTGGCGCACGGGTTCGTGGCGCTGACGGAGGACGCGTGCGTGAGCTACCTGTGCTCGACGGAGTTCGTGCCGGGGACCCAGGTGGACATCGACCCGCTGGACGCGCAGCTGGGGGTGCCGTGGCAGCTGGGGCTGACCGGGGAGGCGCTGATGTCGCCGAAGGACGCGGGGGCGCTGTCGCTGGAGCGGACGGCGCAGGCGGGGCGGCTGGCGGGGTACCGGGAGTGCCTGGCCCACTACGCGGCCAAGCGCCCGCCCCGGGCATAG
- a CDS encoding SDR family NAD(P)-dependent oxidoreductase has translation MRLGLENRVVLVTGATSGIGREVARAFSREGAKVAVAYRNDQEAAERLAVELGGQRDDSFAVRYALDDPASPAHVVGAVEERWGRLDVLVANAVQWGVRRTPGTHFENVPEQDWLPVVDGNLAPVIRTVQHAIPGMRSRGWGRIALISSHNALGGNRGQEFYGAAKAGLHGLTRSLMWDLGGDGVLVNVVCPGLTVTERMLAGLPQPVRDREIQATPTGRLSLPQDIADSVVFLCSEANGNITGESLTVAGGR, from the coding sequence ATGAGGCTCGGCCTGGAGAACCGCGTCGTGCTGGTCACCGGCGCCACCAGCGGGATCGGCCGCGAGGTGGCCCGCGCCTTCTCCCGCGAGGGCGCCAAGGTCGCGGTCGCGTACCGCAACGACCAGGAGGCCGCCGAGCGGCTGGCGGTGGAGCTGGGCGGGCAGCGCGACGACTCCTTCGCGGTCCGCTACGCGCTGGACGACCCGGCCTCGCCCGCCCACGTGGTCGGGGCCGTCGAGGAGCGCTGGGGCCGGCTCGACGTCCTGGTGGCGAACGCCGTGCAGTGGGGCGTGCGCCGCACCCCGGGCACCCACTTCGAGAACGTCCCCGAGCAGGACTGGCTGCCGGTCGTGGACGGCAACCTCGCCCCGGTGATCCGCACCGTGCAGCACGCCATCCCGGGGATGCGCTCGCGCGGTTGGGGGCGGATCGCGCTGATCTCCTCGCACAACGCGCTCGGCGGCAACCGCGGCCAGGAGTTCTACGGCGCGGCCAAGGCGGGCCTGCACGGCCTGACCCGCAGCCTGATGTGGGACCTGGGCGGCGACGGTGTGCTGGTCAACGTGGTCTGCCCCGGGCTGACCGTGACCGAGCGGATGCTCGCCGGCCTGCCCCAGCCGGTCCGCGACCGCGAGATCCAGGCAACCCCCACCGGGCGCCTCAGCCTGCCGCAGGACATCGCCGACTCCGTGGTGTTCCTCTGCTCCGAGGCCAACGGGAACATCACCGGCGAATCGCTGACCGTCGCCGGCGGCCGCTGA
- a CDS encoding SRPBCC family protein produces MTEEIHRTRAAISVQAPARDVYLTLTDVLGWPLLYPWITHTEVLEQQGPEDLTKFWAVRPGPEGTLRIWTSRRRLDDAALVMEFEQHGSVGAIRRLGGRWLFLEQPDGQCLVESHHWFTTDEDPAVTAAELDRHGALQMRTLKEAVEQREQAEPLVLRAEREVLLAGTTIEEVHRHLVDTLDLGETPQEEAQFVTARAAHPDGPSRAGRSVLILRDPHTVLLKHLEPPAEFALYRRSWHLDSTADGIRVTARQLAVARSEEADLSRLGEWLDRQAAADLPAAAAV; encoded by the coding sequence GTGACCGAAGAGATCCACCGTACCCGGGCCGCCATCAGCGTCCAGGCCCCGGCCCGCGACGTCTACCTGACGCTCACCGACGTGCTGGGCTGGCCGCTGCTGTACCCCTGGATCACCCACACCGAGGTGCTCGAGCAGCAGGGCCCCGAGGACCTGACCAAGTTCTGGGCCGTGCGCCCCGGCCCCGAGGGCACCCTGCGGATCTGGACCTCGCGGCGCCGGCTGGACGATGCCGCCCTGGTCATGGAGTTCGAGCAGCACGGCTCGGTCGGCGCGATCCGCCGGCTCGGCGGCCGCTGGCTCTTCCTGGAGCAGCCGGACGGGCAGTGCCTGGTCGAGTCGCACCACTGGTTCACCACGGACGAGGACCCGGCCGTCACCGCCGCCGAACTCGACCGGCACGGGGCGCTGCAGATGCGCACCCTCAAGGAGGCCGTCGAGCAGCGGGAGCAGGCCGAGCCACTGGTGCTGCGGGCCGAGCGCGAGGTGCTGCTCGCCGGGACCACGATCGAGGAGGTGCACCGGCACCTGGTCGATACCCTGGACCTCGGCGAAACCCCGCAGGAGGAGGCGCAGTTCGTCACCGCCCGCGCAGCGCATCCGGACGGCCCGAGCCGCGCCGGGCGGTCTGTGCTGATCCTGCGGGACCCGCACACCGTGCTGCTCAAGCACCTGGAGCCGCCGGCCGAGTTCGCGCTGTACCGACGCAGCTGGCACCTCGACAGCACGGCGGACGGCATCCGGGTGACGGCCCGTCAGCTGGCCGTCGCGCGCTCCGAGGAGGCGGACCTGTCGCGGCTGGGCGAGTGGCTGGACCGACAGGCGGCCGCCGACCTGCCGGCCGCCGCGGCCGTCTGA
- a CDS encoding DHA2 family efflux MFS transporter permease subunit, which translates to MKLQTATARTTPAEAVEPLDPALVKLGSVLVLGAVLAQLDTTIVNVGIGPIATDLHVSLSAVQWVGTGYLLAVALTAPLSGWLVDRFGGRRTWLASVALFVAASALSGLAPSAGTLIAFRLLQGVGGGLMQPIGQALVARHAGPRRIGRLVGLITVPVSLAPILGPVVGGIITRWAHWRWLFLVNVPIGLAALVLALRVVPADSGERDRTLKPDRRGLLLLPTGLAALVYGLTDPRAGGIDGSRAAVLAAGVVLLAAYAVHALRTERTPLLDLRLFAGRGFALAGANTFLLGAALYSSMLLLPLYFTLVEGMDAFHAGLLLAPQALGTAVITPLAGRLTDRHGPRSVVLAGIGLTLLGTLPFVLSSTPPALPLLIAALFLRGVGLGAVVPPNVAATYTSVDRSQAAAATSARTVLNRIGGSIGTALLAVVLQQALSSAAASGAGPQTAFAHTFRWALAFGALTLLPAACYPRRAPVSGRSKN; encoded by the coding sequence TTGAAGCTGCAGACCGCCACCGCCCGCACCACCCCGGCCGAGGCCGTGGAGCCCCTCGACCCCGCCCTGGTCAAGCTCGGCAGCGTGCTGGTCCTCGGCGCGGTACTGGCCCAGCTCGACACCACGATCGTGAACGTCGGCATCGGGCCGATCGCCACGGACTTGCACGTCTCGCTGAGCGCCGTGCAGTGGGTGGGCACCGGCTACCTGCTGGCCGTCGCGCTGACCGCGCCGCTCTCCGGCTGGCTCGTCGACCGCTTCGGCGGCCGACGGACCTGGCTCGCCTCGGTCGCGCTCTTCGTCGCCGCCTCCGCCCTGAGCGGGCTGGCCCCCTCGGCCGGCACGCTGATCGCCTTCCGCCTGCTGCAGGGCGTCGGCGGCGGCCTGATGCAGCCGATCGGCCAGGCCCTGGTCGCCCGGCACGCCGGTCCGCGGCGGATCGGGCGGCTGGTCGGGCTGATCACCGTGCCGGTCTCACTGGCCCCGATCCTCGGGCCGGTGGTCGGCGGGATCATCACCCGCTGGGCGCACTGGCGGTGGCTCTTCCTGGTGAACGTCCCGATCGGACTCGCCGCCCTGGTGCTGGCCCTGCGGGTGGTACCGGCGGACAGCGGCGAGCGCGACCGCACGCTGAAGCCGGACCGCCGCGGCCTGCTGCTCCTGCCGACCGGCCTGGCCGCCCTGGTCTACGGGCTGACGGACCCTCGGGCGGGCGGGATCGACGGGTCGCGGGCCGCCGTGCTGGCCGCCGGGGTGGTCCTGCTGGCGGCCTACGCGGTGCACGCGCTGCGCACCGAGCGCACCCCCCTGCTCGACCTGCGGCTCTTCGCCGGGCGCGGCTTCGCGCTGGCGGGCGCCAACACCTTCCTGCTCGGCGCCGCGCTCTACTCCTCGATGCTGCTGCTGCCGCTCTACTTCACGCTGGTGGAGGGGATGGACGCGTTCCACGCCGGCCTGCTGCTGGCCCCGCAGGCGCTCGGCACAGCGGTGATCACCCCGCTGGCGGGTCGGCTCACCGACCGGCACGGTCCGCGCTCGGTGGTGCTGGCGGGCATCGGGCTCACCCTGCTGGGGACCCTCCCCTTCGTGCTCTCCTCGACCCCGCCCGCGCTGCCGCTGCTCATCGCCGCCCTCTTCCTGCGCGGGGTCGGCCTCGGCGCCGTGGTGCCGCCGAACGTCGCCGCCACCTACACCTCGGTCGACCGCAGCCAGGCCGCGGCCGCCACCAGCGCCCGCACCGTGCTCAACCGGATCGGCGGCTCGATCGGCACCGCCCTGCTCGCCGTCGTCCTGCAGCAGGCGCTCTCCTCGGCCGCCGCGAGCGGCGCGGGCCCGCAGACCGCCTTCGCGCACACCTTCCGGTGGGCGCTGGCCTTCGGCGCGCTCACCCTGCTGCCCGCCGCCTGCTACCCGCGCCGGGCCCCAGTGTCCGGCCGGTCCAAGAACTGA
- the mca gene encoding mycothiol conjugate amidase Mca, whose amino-acid sequence MKTTTARAGVRLMSVHAHPDDESSKGAATMAKYVAEGAEVLVCTMTGGERGSVLNPALDRPEVWADLPNLRRREMDRAREILGVDQRFLGFVDSGLPQGGEPLPEGCFALEPLESATEPLVRAIREFRPHVVVTYDENGGYPHPDHIKTHQVSVAAFEAAGDPDRYPQAGPPWRPLKLYYTCAFSKEYFQALYEAMTAAGLESPHGAVAEELAAAGLLSWEITTRVRCAQYFPTRLAALLAHETQVDPNGPERSCPLEIEQQAWPTEDYHLVSSAVETALPEDDLFAGLTADSTA is encoded by the coding sequence ATGAAGACCACCACCGCCCGCGCCGGCGTGCGCCTGATGAGCGTCCACGCCCACCCCGACGACGAGTCCAGCAAGGGTGCGGCGACCATGGCGAAGTACGTCGCCGAGGGCGCCGAGGTGCTGGTCTGCACGATGACCGGCGGCGAGCGCGGCTCGGTGCTCAACCCGGCCCTGGACCGCCCCGAGGTCTGGGCCGACCTGCCCAACCTGCGCCGCCGGGAGATGGACCGGGCCCGCGAGATCCTCGGCGTGGACCAGCGCTTCCTCGGCTTCGTGGACTCCGGACTGCCGCAGGGCGGCGAGCCGCTGCCCGAGGGCTGCTTCGCCCTCGAGCCGCTGGAGAGCGCCACCGAGCCGCTGGTGCGCGCGATCCGCGAGTTCCGCCCGCACGTCGTGGTGACCTACGACGAGAACGGCGGCTACCCGCATCCGGACCACATCAAGACCCACCAGGTCTCGGTGGCCGCCTTCGAGGCGGCCGGCGACCCGGACCGCTACCCGCAGGCCGGTCCGCCCTGGCGCCCGCTGAAGCTCTACTACACCTGCGCCTTCAGCAAGGAGTACTTCCAGGCGCTGTACGAGGCGATGACGGCCGCCGGGCTGGAGTCGCCGCACGGCGCGGTCGCCGAGGAGCTGGCCGCGGCCGGGCTGCTCAGCTGGGAGATCACCACCCGGGTCCGGTGCGCGCAGTACTTCCCGACCCGGCTGGCGGCCCTGCTCGCCCACGAGACCCAGGTGGACCCGAACGGTCCGGAGCGGTCCTGCCCGCTGGAGATCGAGCAGCAGGCCTGGCCCACCGAGGACTACCACCTGGTCAGCTCGGCGGTCGAGACGGCGCTGCCCGAGGACGACCTGTTCGCCGGTCTGACGGCGGACAGCACGGCCTGA
- a CDS encoding MDR family MFS transporter — translation MTTTAPRAAAAPPRDDRLDPALIKIGIVLVLGTIIAVLDSTVVNVGIEAIRRDFGSPLSTIQWISTGYLLAFALVAPMSGWATERFGAKRMWMASVAGFVLASALCGLAWSAPSLVAFRILQGAAGGLIQPIGQSMLAQAAGRERIGRVMGMLIIPLTFAPALGPVIGGILISAASWPWIFYLNLPLGALTLLLAARILPDAVGQPGQKLDVRGLLLISPGLAALIYGLSETANGGGLTAPRVLVATIAGLALLAGYTAHALKHTGSPLVDLRLFAVPSFRNAVASSFMLGAALFSSMFLLPLYYQVVRGQSPLHTGLLTLPQDFGIALSMFFVGRLTDKLGPRWFIVAGVLLAMAGTFVYTRVGSHPSEYLLGLGLFVRGVGMGAAMSPIMAAVFRSVQPQQMPQAAGTTNVLHRIGGSLGTALLAVVLEHQSGSHAPAQAFAATFWWAFALSALTLLPALMLPGRNRG, via the coding sequence GTGACCACGACCGCGCCCCGCGCGGCCGCCGCGCCGCCGCGCGACGACCGCCTCGACCCCGCACTCATCAAGATCGGCATCGTGCTGGTCCTCGGCACCATCATCGCCGTGCTCGACTCCACCGTCGTCAACGTCGGCATCGAGGCCATCCGCCGCGACTTCGGCAGCCCGCTCTCCACCATCCAGTGGATCAGCACCGGCTACCTGCTGGCCTTCGCGCTGGTGGCGCCGATGAGCGGCTGGGCCACCGAGCGGTTCGGCGCCAAGCGGATGTGGATGGCCTCGGTCGCCGGCTTCGTACTCGCCTCCGCGCTCTGCGGCCTGGCCTGGTCGGCGCCCTCGCTGGTGGCCTTCCGGATCCTGCAGGGCGCGGCCGGCGGGCTGATCCAGCCGATCGGCCAGTCGATGCTCGCCCAGGCCGCCGGCCGGGAGCGGATCGGCCGGGTGATGGGCATGCTGATCATCCCGCTGACCTTCGCCCCCGCCCTCGGCCCGGTCATCGGCGGCATCCTGATCAGCGCGGCGAGCTGGCCGTGGATCTTCTACCTCAACCTGCCGCTCGGCGCGCTGACCCTGCTGCTGGCCGCCCGGATCCTGCCCGACGCGGTGGGGCAGCCGGGCCAGAAGCTGGACGTGCGCGGCCTGCTGCTGATCTCCCCGGGCCTGGCGGCGCTGATCTACGGGCTCTCCGAGACCGCCAACGGCGGCGGCCTGACCGCCCCGCGGGTGCTCGTCGCGACCATCGCCGGTCTGGCGCTGCTGGCCGGGTACACGGCGCACGCGCTGAAGCACACCGGCAGCCCGCTGGTGGACCTGCGGCTGTTCGCCGTCCCGTCGTTCCGCAACGCGGTGGCCTCCTCCTTCATGCTCGGCGCCGCGCTGTTCAGCTCGATGTTCCTGCTGCCGCTCTACTACCAGGTGGTGCGCGGCCAGAGCCCGCTGCACACCGGCCTGCTGACGCTCCCCCAGGACTTCGGGATCGCGCTGTCGATGTTCTTCGTCGGGCGGCTCACCGACAAGCTCGGGCCGCGCTGGTTCATCGTGGCGGGCGTGCTGCTGGCGATGGCCGGGACGTTCGTGTACACCCGGGTCGGCTCGCACCCGAGCGAGTACCTGCTGGGCCTGGGCCTGTTCGTGCGCGGTGTCGGCATGGGAGCGGCGATGTCGCCGATCATGGCCGCGGTCTTCCGCAGCGTCCAGCCGCAGCAGATGCCGCAGGCGGCCGGCACCACCAACGTGCTGCACCGGATCGGCGGCTCGCTGGGCACCGCGCTGCTCGCCGTCGTCCTGGAGCACCAGAGCGGCAGCCACGCACCCGCCCAGGCCTTCGCCGCGACCTTCTGGTGGGCCTTCGCGCTCAGCGCCCTCACGCTGCTGCCGGCCCTCATGCTGCCCGGCCGCAACCGCGGCTGA
- a CDS encoding nucleotide disphospho-sugar-binding domain-containing protein: MRVLFVAHGPSHAPWLVPLAWACRLAGHEVQVAARPQAVPKVTAAGLLAVPIGAAAAGEAFARRRLGGSAGRPARVPADWPVGPLDWPEERRLGWADQLLGLADSLADDLVAHARAWRPDLVVHDIGALVGPVAAAAVGVPAIGHAWGQPMGAYFLREDEVPPAYLRMFERFGLEPRIGADTWIDPCPPSLALPYPVPRLPMRYLPYNGPGEIPDWLREHPRRPRICLTGGGTSRTIDERGRQLLDEVDGLDAEIVLAVARPEAFAGQPLPANVRLTGWFPLSALLPSCAALIHHGGAGSGMTAAAYGVPQIVLPESPDSTQRVWGEQVTRAGSGISIGSADLRQRPGTLREAVTAVLGRPHYTDRARSVRAEIEAMPAPAELVRHLERRAAAGI; encoded by the coding sequence ATGCGCGTCCTGTTCGTCGCCCACGGGCCCTCGCACGCCCCGTGGCTGGTCCCCCTGGCCTGGGCCTGCCGGCTGGCCGGCCACGAGGTGCAGGTGGCCGCCCGGCCGCAGGCCGTCCCCAAGGTCACCGCGGCGGGGCTGCTCGCGGTCCCGATCGGTGCCGCGGCAGCCGGCGAGGCCTTCGCCCGGCGCCGGCTCGGCGGTTCGGCCGGGCGGCCCGCGCGGGTCCCCGCCGACTGGCCGGTGGGCCCGCTGGACTGGCCCGAGGAGCGCCGGCTCGGCTGGGCCGACCAGCTCCTCGGCCTGGCCGACTCGCTCGCCGACGACCTGGTCGCGCACGCCCGCGCCTGGCGCCCCGACCTGGTGGTCCACGACATCGGCGCGCTGGTCGGCCCGGTCGCCGCGGCGGCGGTCGGCGTCCCGGCGATCGGGCACGCCTGGGGCCAGCCGATGGGCGCGTACTTCCTGCGGGAGGACGAGGTGCCACCCGCCTACCTCCGGATGTTCGAGCGCTTCGGCCTCGAACCCCGGATCGGCGCCGACACCTGGATCGACCCCTGTCCGCCGTCGCTCGCCCTGCCCTACCCGGTCCCCCGGCTGCCGATGCGCTACCTGCCGTACAACGGCCCCGGGGAGATCCCCGACTGGCTGCGGGAGCACCCGCGGCGGCCGCGGATCTGCCTCACCGGCGGCGGCACCAGCCGCACCATCGACGAGCGCGGCCGGCAGCTGCTCGATGAGGTCGACGGGCTGGACGCCGAGATCGTGCTGGCCGTCGCCCGCCCCGAGGCCTTCGCCGGGCAGCCGCTGCCGGCCAACGTCCGGCTGACCGGCTGGTTCCCGCTGAGCGCGCTGCTGCCCAGCTGCGCCGCCCTGATCCACCACGGCGGCGCCGGCTCCGGCATGACGGCCGCCGCCTACGGCGTGCCGCAGATCGTGCTGCCCGAGAGCCCGGACTCCACCCAGCGCGTCTGGGGCGAGCAGGTCACCCGGGCGGGCAGCGGGATCAGCATCGGCTCGGCCGACCTGCGGCAGCGGCCGGGGACCCTGCGCGAGGCCGTCACCGCGGTGCTGGGCCGGCCGCACTACACCGACCGGGCGCGGAGCGTGCGCGCGGAGATCGAGGCCATGCCGGCGCCCGCCGAGCTGGTCCGCCACCTGGAGCGCCGGGCCGCGGCCGGGATCTGA
- a CDS encoding glycosyltransferase — MRILFTTWSAPAHLHPMVPLARACQDAGHEVLLAVPPGCAAAVTAAGLTPVPVGAEPAAPPIGAVRGLPEDSWPADWPLRPAALGPGPRRVLDALVGRQAAIAEAMLPDLLGFARHWRPALVVSDASTYAGTLVADLLGVPLAHHQWGGPAVLELERGGPGGQPRPAYQALCERFGANPRRAPQVWIDPCPPSLRLPSPVRRLALRTAAAPRTTADRPTRTDQQPRVLIGLEDGAPVDLLRLAADQLAVPYREVTLPLGPDRPLPGGALLIHHGSGILTMAAAAHGIPQLVVSLRPEQALTGDRLAAIGAARHLPRAAAGAAELRTAGLALLADPARAAARRLAAEIAALPDPAALVPRLAELAD; from the coding sequence GTGCGCATCCTCTTCACGACCTGGTCGGCCCCGGCGCACCTGCACCCGATGGTCCCGCTCGCCCGGGCCTGCCAGGACGCCGGCCACGAGGTGCTGCTCGCCGTCCCGCCCGGCTGCGCGGCGGCGGTGACAGCGGCCGGGCTCACCCCGGTCCCGGTCGGCGCGGAGCCCGCCGCGCCGCCCATCGGCGCGGTGCGCGGCCTGCCCGAGGACAGCTGGCCCGCCGACTGGCCGCTGCGTCCCGCCGCGCTCGGCCCGGGCCCGCGGCGGGTGCTCGACGCGCTGGTGGGGCGTCAGGCCGCGATCGCCGAGGCGATGCTGCCCGACCTGCTCGGGTTCGCGCGCCACTGGCGGCCGGCGCTGGTGGTCAGCGACGCCTCCACCTATGCGGGGACGCTGGTCGCGGACCTGCTCGGGGTGCCGCTGGCCCACCACCAGTGGGGCGGCCCGGCAGTGCTGGAACTGGAGCGCGGCGGTCCGGGCGGGCAGCCGCGGCCGGCCTACCAGGCCCTGTGCGAACGCTTCGGCGCGAACCCGCGACGGGCACCGCAGGTCTGGATCGACCCCTGCCCGCCCAGCCTGCGACTGCCCTCGCCGGTCCGCCGCCTCGCGCTGCGCACCGCAGCCGCGCCGCGCACCACAGCCGACCGGCCGACCAGGACGGATCAGCAGCCCCGGGTGCTGATCGGCCTGGAGGACGGCGCACCGGTCGACCTGCTGCGCCTGGCGGCCGACCAACTCGCCGTCCCGTACCGGGAGGTGACCCTGCCGCTCGGCCCGGACCGCCCGCTGCCCGGCGGCGCCCTGCTCATCCACCACGGCAGCGGCATCCTCACCATGGCCGCCGCGGCCCACGGCATCCCGCAACTCGTGGTCTCGCTGCGCCCCGAGCAGGCCCTGACCGGCGACCGGCTGGCCGCGATCGGCGCCGCCCGCCACCTGCCCCGGGCCGCCGCCGGCGCGGCCGAACTGCGCACCGCCGGCCTCGCGCTGCTCGCGGATCCGGCGCGGGCGGCGGCCCGCCGGCTGGCCGCGGAGATCGCGGCGCTGCCCGACCCGGCCGCCCTGGTACCCCGGCTGGCCGAGCTGGCCGACTGA
- a CDS encoding quinone oxidoreductase family protein: MRIVRYHQHGTPEVLQVDEIEKPEPGPGMVRLRAEAIGVNFAGIQERSGNFYYGDRLPLPACPGGDAVGTIDALGPGVTGFEVGDRVASIIFKDAFAEYSLARVKDLVRIPAEIDAAQATMLSSPGHVGLKVIKAAALKPGETVLVHAAAGSIGHLVVQMVKALGAGTVIATAKSPEKLAFVKELGADVVVDYSLDGWEEKVREATGGAGVDIVLDSVGADITPKSINLLKPFGRLVFYGSAGGGLDLPKIDLEDLAGKWVTHFSMGVVERVTDSYEDLISEVNELVLSGKVQPAVHVRLPLEEAAKAHEVMEARQQLGRIVLIP, from the coding sequence ATGCGCATCGTCCGCTATCACCAGCACGGCACCCCGGAGGTCCTGCAGGTCGACGAGATCGAGAAGCCGGAGCCCGGCCCCGGGATGGTCCGGCTCCGGGCCGAGGCGATCGGCGTCAACTTCGCCGGGATCCAGGAGCGTTCGGGCAACTTCTACTACGGCGACCGGCTCCCGCTGCCCGCCTGCCCCGGCGGCGACGCGGTCGGCACCATCGACGCGCTGGGCCCCGGCGTGACCGGCTTCGAGGTCGGCGACCGGGTCGCCAGCATCATCTTCAAGGACGCCTTCGCCGAGTACAGCCTGGCCCGGGTCAAGGACCTGGTGCGCATCCCGGCCGAGATCGACGCCGCCCAGGCCACCATGCTCAGCTCGCCCGGCCACGTCGGCCTGAAGGTCATCAAGGCCGCCGCCCTCAAGCCGGGCGAGACGGTCCTGGTGCACGCCGCCGCCGGCTCGATCGGCCACCTGGTCGTGCAGATGGTCAAGGCGCTGGGCGCCGGCACCGTGATCGCCACCGCCAAGTCCCCGGAGAAGCTCGCCTTCGTCAAGGAGCTGGGCGCGGACGTGGTGGTGGACTACAGCCTGGACGGCTGGGAGGAGAAGGTCCGCGAGGCCACCGGCGGCGCGGGCGTCGACATCGTGCTGGACAGCGTCGGCGCGGACATCACGCCGAAGAGCATCAACCTGCTCAAGCCGTTCGGCCGGCTGGTCTTCTACGGCTCGGCCGGCGGCGGCCTGGACCTGCCCAAGATCGACCTGGAGGACCTGGCCGGGAAGTGGGTCACGCACTTCTCGATGGGCGTGGTCGAGCGGGTGACCGACTCCTACGAGGACCTCATCAGCGAGGTCAACGAACTGGTGCTGAGCGGAAAGGTGCAGCCGGCGGTGCACGTGCGGCTGCCGCTGGAGGAGGCCGCCAAGGCCCACGAGGTGATGGAGGCCCGGCAGCAGCTCGGGCGCATCGTCCTGATCCCCTGA
- the rfbH gene encoding lipopolysaccharide biosynthesis protein RfbH, producing the protein MPGDMTPILDAVRKYHVDQQDNRAFVPGVTEIWPAGAVLDEEDRVAITEAALDLRIAAGRSSRKFESAFARKLKRRKAHLTNSGSSANLLAVSALTSQQLGDSRLRPGDEVITVAAGFPTTVNPILQNGLVPVFVDVDLATYNTTADRVAAAIGPRTRAIIIAHALGNPFPVAEIAQLAEQHDLFLIEDNCDAVGSLYDGQLTGTFGDLTTVSFYPAHHLTMGEGGCVLTANLALARIVESLRDWGRDCWCEPGESNKCLKRFDYQMGTLPAGYDHKYIFSHVGYNLKATDVQAALGLTQLAKLDGFCAARRRNWKQLREGLEGVPWLLLPQPTPKSDPSWFGFALTVDAGAPFSRAELVDFLEGRRIGTRRLFGGNLTRHPAYQNQRFRVVGELTNSDIITEHTFWVGVYPGLTEEMVAYIASSIREFVAARG; encoded by the coding sequence ATGCCCGGCGACATGACACCGATACTCGACGCGGTGCGCAAGTACCACGTGGACCAGCAGGACAACCGGGCGTTCGTCCCCGGTGTGACCGAGATCTGGCCCGCCGGCGCCGTCCTCGACGAGGAGGACCGGGTGGCCATCACCGAGGCCGCCCTGGACCTGCGGATCGCGGCCGGGCGCAGCTCGCGCAAGTTCGAGTCGGCCTTCGCCCGCAAGTTGAAGCGCCGCAAGGCCCACCTGACGAACTCCGGCTCCTCCGCCAACCTGCTGGCGGTCTCCGCGCTGACCTCCCAGCAGCTCGGCGACAGCCGCCTGCGGCCGGGCGACGAGGTCATCACGGTGGCCGCCGGGTTCCCCACCACGGTCAACCCGATCCTGCAGAACGGGCTGGTCCCGGTCTTCGTGGACGTGGACCTGGCCACCTACAACACCACCGCGGACCGGGTCGCGGCGGCGATCGGCCCGCGGACCCGCGCGATCATCATCGCGCACGCCCTCGGAAACCCGTTCCCGGTCGCCGAGATCGCCCAACTCGCCGAGCAGCACGACCTCTTCCTCATCGAGGACAACTGCGACGCGGTCGGCTCGCTCTACGACGGCCAGTTGACCGGCACCTTCGGCGACCTGACCACCGTCAGCTTCTACCCGGCGCACCACCTGACCATGGGTGAGGGCGGCTGCGTGCTGACGGCCAACCTGGCGCTGGCCCGGATCGTGGAGTCGCTGCGCGACTGGGGCCGCGACTGCTGGTGCGAGCCGGGCGAGAGCAACAAGTGCCTCAAGCGGTTCGACTACCAGATGGGCACCCTGCCGGCCGGCTACGACCACAAGTACATCTTCTCGCACGTCGGTTACAACCTGAAGGCGACCGACGTCCAGGCCGCGCTGGGCCTGACCCAGCTCGCCAAGCTGGACGGGTTCTGCGCCGCCCGGCGCCGCAACTGGAAGCAGCTGCGCGAGGGCCTGGAGGGCGTGCCGTGGCTGCTGCTGCCGCAGCCGACGCCGAAGAGCGACCCGAGCTGGTTCGGCTTCGCCCTCACGGTGGACGCCGGGGCGCCGTTCAGCCGGGCCGAGCTGGTGGACTTCCTCGAGGGCCGCCGGATCGGCACCCGGCGCCTGTTCGGCGGCAACCTGACCCGCCACCCGGCCTACCAGAACCAGCGGTTCCGGGTGGTCGGCGAGCTGACCAACAGCGACATCATCACCGAGCACACCTTCTGGGTCGGCGTCTACCCGGGCCTGACCGAGGAGATGGTGGCCTACATCGCCTCCTCGATCCGCGAGTTCGTGGCGGCCCGCGGATGA